A single window of Xylocopilactobacillus apicola DNA harbors:
- the rpsO gene encoding 30S ribosomal protein S15 produces the protein MAISKERKSEIIKKYGRSEGDTGSAEVQVALLTEEINVLNEHLTKHKKDHHSYVGQMKKIGHRRNLLRYLRENDLDRYRKLISSLGLRR, from the coding sequence ATGGCTATTTCAAAAGAACGAAAGAGCGAAATTATTAAAAAATACGGACGCAGCGAGGGTGATACTGGGTCAGCTGAGGTCCAAGTTGCTCTCTTGACTGAAGAAATTAATGTATTAAATGAGCATTTAACAAAGCATAAGAAGGATCACCATTCTTATGTGGGTCAGATGAAGAAAATTGGTCATCGTCGTAATTTGCTCAGATATCTAAGAGAAAATGATCTTGACCGTTATCGGAAGCTAATTAGTTCATTAGGATTAAGAAGATAG
- a CDS encoding TIGR04197 family type VII secretion effector codes for MNQILTDFNVASNKATRIKTATDNLNSSSSVNQDKSTKMLGNASAHKAIAATKHSAQKISQVVNSASQHLRSVAKDFEAADQEISQKLFEAAGWRR; via the coding sequence ATGAATCAAATTCTAACCGACTTTAACGTCGCTAGTAATAAAGCAACAAGAATCAAGACGGCTACCGATAACTTAAACAGCTCTTCGTCAGTAAATCAGGATAAAAGCACAAAAATGCTCGGCAACGCTAGTGCTCATAAGGCGATTGCGGCAACAAAACATTCGGCACAAAAGATTAGTCAAGTAGTGAATAGTGCATCGCAACACCTACGTAGTGTCGCAAAAGACTTTGAAGCTGCGGACCAAGAAATTAGCCAAAAGTTATTCGAGGCAGCGGGGTGGCGAAGATGA
- the murQ gene encoding N-acetylmuramic acid 6-phosphate etherase, with amino-acid sequence MDLEKLATEQCNSRTTNLDQMSALEIVTAMNQEDQKVPQAIESILPQIAQAVERIVQSFKSGGRLFYLGAGTSGRLGVLDAAECVPTFGTDPEMVQGLIAGGIKAMTIAVEGAEDNAQLAREDLFARHLNENDTVVGIAASGRTPYVIGGLDYAKELNAGTIALSCNYDAEISRHAEIALEVVCGPEVLSGSTRLKAGTSQKLVLNMLSTASMVGIGKTYGNLMVDVLPTNEKLVERATKMIISVTGVDYQTAAAALKSAGASVKVAIVMILSSVDAKEARLKLAAAGGFVREAIGQ; translated from the coding sequence ATGGATTTGGAAAAATTAGCAACAGAACAATGCAATTCGAGAACGACTAATCTAGATCAAATGTCGGCCTTAGAGATAGTGACGGCAATGAATCAAGAAGATCAAAAGGTGCCCCAAGCAATTGAATCGATTTTGCCCCAAATTGCTCAAGCAGTTGAACGAATTGTTCAAAGCTTTAAATCGGGCGGCAGACTTTTCTATCTAGGTGCAGGAACAAGCGGGCGTTTAGGTGTTTTAGATGCCGCAGAGTGCGTTCCAACGTTTGGTACAGATCCTGAAATGGTTCAAGGCCTAATTGCTGGCGGGATAAAAGCGATGACAATTGCGGTGGAAGGAGCTGAGGATAACGCTCAATTGGCTCGTGAAGATCTTTTTGCAAGGCATCTTAACGAAAATGATACAGTGGTCGGGATTGCTGCGAGTGGTCGGACACCTTATGTGATCGGCGGTCTCGATTACGCCAAAGAGCTCAATGCAGGCACAATTGCACTTTCTTGCAATTATGACGCTGAGATTAGCCGTCATGCTGAAATTGCACTTGAGGTCGTCTGTGGGCCTGAAGTTTTGTCGGGTTCAACCAGATTAAAGGCCGGGACGAGTCAGAAGTTGGTTCTCAATATGCTTTCGACGGCTTCAATGGTTGGCATCGGTAAAACCTATGGAAATTTGATGGTGGATGTTTTACCAACCAATGAAAAATTAGTAGAACGGGCAACTAAAATGATCATATCAGTTACGGGAGTTGATTATCAGACCGCCGCCGCTGCTTTAAAATCGGCGGGTGCTTCAGTTAAAGTGGCGATTGTGATGATTCTTAGTTCGGTTGATGCTAAAGAAGCACGATTAAAACTTGCTGCTGCGGGCGGTTTCGTGCGGGAAGCAATTGGTCAATAA
- a CDS encoding alpha/beta hydrolase, with protein MKQRFLKISALLATLMTLLVLTGCTTKSKAEPAKPASHLSTVATTTMYSKKLGLDWNYDVYLPEGYNPKSNKTYPVLYMMHGLYGNHRNLLERFNSQQILDGIIHRSKNQAIVVFVDGFNSFYIDAKDGQKMESAIMKDLVPTIEKNYKVSKDPAKHAIGGISMGGYGAARLALKYPDQFSKAVLISPSVWQKLPAESPFRQLHAFTDGKKPWSDKVYDQLFPTNYLNSDSKSVKFFVESTSSDTTVPIKDVDKFVADLKDKGVDVKFVKDSGDNHNWTYWAKAAPNAYSWALKEMN; from the coding sequence ATGAAACAGCGTTTTTTGAAAATTTCGGCTCTGCTTGCGACTTTGATGACCTTGTTGGTCTTAACTGGTTGTACAACCAAGTCTAAAGCAGAACCAGCTAAGCCTGCGAGTCATCTTAGCACCGTGGCAACGACGACAATGTATTCCAAAAAATTGGGGCTGGATTGGAATTACGATGTTTATTTACCGGAAGGTTATAATCCAAAGTCTAATAAGACTTATCCGGTACTTTACATGATGCACGGACTTTACGGCAATCACCGCAATTTGTTGGAGCGATTCAACTCGCAGCAAATTCTTGACGGGATTATCCATCGGAGCAAAAATCAAGCGATCGTTGTTTTCGTCGATGGCTTCAACAGCTTTTATATCGATGCAAAAGATGGTCAAAAAATGGAGTCAGCAATTATGAAAGATTTAGTGCCAACCATTGAGAAAAATTATAAAGTCTCTAAGGATCCCGCAAAACATGCAATCGGGGGCATTTCGATGGGCGGCTATGGTGCTGCTCGGTTGGCTTTAAAATATCCTGATCAATTCTCAAAAGCAGTTTTGATTTCGCCTTCTGTTTGGCAGAAATTACCAGCGGAAAGTCCATTTAGACAGCTTCACGCTTTTACTGATGGCAAGAAACCTTGGTCAGACAAAGTTTATGATCAGCTTTTCCCGACGAACTACCTTAACAGTGATTCAAAATCTGTGAAATTCTTCGTGGAATCGACGAGCTCAGATACCACGGTTCCGATTAAAGACGTTGATAAATTTGTTGCGGACTTGAAGGACAAGGGAGTTGACGTCAAATTTGTGAAAGATTCTGGGGACAATCACAATTGGACTTATTGGGCAAAAGCCGCACCCAATGCTTATAGTTGGGCGCTTAAAGAGATGAACTAA
- a CDS encoding DUF3958 family protein, with translation MSKYDELTQTEHDKRIESENVEQTMRKVRQLQESYDEHFQRANRFFEEIGFEFRGSDQSNIFNSMREDQARQARNTRQRFSDYETNLRSMNRKLETELDEVVAAKKQALREESQ, from the coding sequence ATGAGTAAATACGACGAATTAACACAAACGGAACACGATAAGCGGATTGAGTCAGAGAACGTGGAACAAACAATGCGAAAAGTTCGCCAGCTCCAAGAATCGTATGATGAGCACTTTCAACGTGCCAATCGCTTCTTTGAAGAAATAGGATTTGAATTTAGAGGAAGTGATCAATCTAATATATTCAACTCAATGAGAGAAGATCAAGCCAGACAAGCTCGTAATACCAGACAACGTTTCAGTGATTACGAAACAAATTTAAGGTCAATGAATCGCAAACTTGAAACAGAGCTAGATGAAGTTGTTGCCGCTAAGAAACAGGCCCTGAGGGAGGAAAGTCAATGA
- a CDS encoding ribonuclease J, with the protein MGNVKIISLGGVRENGKNIYAVDADGEIFVLDFGLKYPENEMLGIDVVVPDFTYLEENIDRIAGVFLTHGHADAIGALPYFLHKGYNIPIFGSKLTISLVKNNIIDTKMKNKYNFNVIDENSEIDFEKVTISFFKTTHTIPDSLGIVLNTSEGKIVYTGDFKFDFSQTGPYETNLNRLARIGEENVVALLSDSSNAESMLSYNTDQEVTSYINETFKYHPGRIIAASVASNIVRIQQIINAAEYSNRKLAISGRDLEKIVRTAMKLKYLKLSEGLLIPLKDLKNYPDDQLVILETGKMGEPMKSLQRMAIGRYKNVRIRPGDLIMITTSPSYAMETAMAKTKDLIYRAGGEVKTLNDDINATGHASRHDLQMLIKLIHPKYLVPIQGEYRQLAAHQEIAEEAGISSKNVFISDIGDVLEIKKGAMHQAKSVPAGDVMIDGIGVGDIGSIVLRDRKMLSEDGVFVSTVTIDRRNRKIISTPKIVAKGFVYNKTNQELLNDSKEIIKKSVLEYLQKDDFDWSEIKQDVRDDLSKFLFDQTKRHPVILPVIMEVNQNKSNRQ; encoded by the coding sequence TTGGGAAATGTGAAAATTATTTCACTTGGCGGCGTGCGAGAAAATGGTAAAAACATTTACGCAGTTGATGCCGACGGGGAGATTTTTGTGCTGGACTTTGGCCTTAAATACCCCGAAAACGAAATGTTAGGAATTGATGTGGTAGTGCCAGATTTTACTTATCTGGAAGAGAATATTGATCGTATTGCAGGAGTTTTTCTGACTCACGGACATGCTGATGCAATTGGCGCATTGCCTTATTTTTTGCATAAAGGATATAATATTCCGATTTTTGGCAGCAAACTGACGATCTCGTTGGTTAAGAATAATATTATCGATACCAAGATGAAGAATAAGTATAACTTTAATGTTATTGATGAAAACTCTGAGATCGACTTTGAAAAGGTGACAATTTCGTTTTTTAAGACGACTCATACAATTCCTGATAGTTTAGGAATTGTCCTTAACACTTCAGAAGGTAAGATTGTTTACACGGGAGATTTTAAATTTGATTTTTCACAAACCGGACCATATGAAACCAATTTAAATCGGCTGGCTCGGATTGGTGAAGAAAATGTGGTTGCTCTTTTAAGCGATTCTTCAAATGCCGAATCAATGCTTTCTTATAACACAGATCAAGAAGTTACTTCCTACATCAATGAGACCTTCAAGTATCATCCGGGTCGAATTATTGCCGCATCGGTGGCATCCAATATTGTACGAATTCAACAGATTATTAATGCGGCGGAGTATAGCAATCGAAAGCTGGCAATTTCGGGTCGGGATTTGGAAAAAATCGTCCGCACGGCGATGAAATTGAAGTATTTAAAACTTTCAGAAGGTTTGCTGATTCCGTTAAAGGATTTGAAGAATTATCCAGATGATCAGCTGGTCATTTTGGAAACTGGCAAAATGGGTGAACCAATGAAGTCGTTGCAGCGTATGGCAATTGGCCGCTATAAGAATGTTCGAATTAGGCCAGGAGATTTGATTATGATTACCACTTCTCCTTCATACGCAATGGAGACGGCAATGGCCAAAACAAAAGATTTGATTTACCGCGCAGGTGGTGAGGTCAAAACTTTAAATGATGATATTAATGCAACTGGTCATGCTAGTCGTCATGATTTACAAATGTTGATTAAGTTGATTCATCCTAAATATTTGGTTCCAATTCAAGGAGAATATCGCCAGCTTGCTGCTCATCAAGAGATTGCTGAAGAAGCAGGGATTTCAAGCAAAAATGTATTCATTAGTGATATTGGAGATGTTTTAGAAATCAAAAAAGGCGCCATGCACCAAGCCAAATCTGTTCCTGCTGGCGATGTGATGATTGACGGAATCGGGGTAGGAGATATTGGCAGCATCGTTTTAAGAGATCGTAAGATGCTTTCAGAGGATGGAGTTTTTGTTTCAACGGTAACAATTGATCGGAGAAATCGCAAAATCATTTCAACTCCGAAAATCGTTGCAAAGGGATTTGTTTATAATAAAACAAACCAAGAATTGTTAAACGATAGTAAAGAAATTATTAAAAAATCGGTTTTAGAATATTTGCAAAAAGATGATTTTGATTGGTCAGAAATTAAGCAAGATGTGCGTGATGATTTAAGTAAATTCTTGTTTGATCAGACCAAACGGCACCCGGTAATTTTGCCGGTAATCATGGAAGTAAATCAAAATAAGTCAAATCGTCAGTAA
- a CDS encoding DUF2247 family protein translates to MELSDFKEKGINYNWRTIYVGVIHHYFNFNVISKYAVELMEEGNDDDFVVELTWNVDANNVQVFLNKIKVKYFPDLEETSDDYKFEERKLRYIYLEDINTKIKNDDELLNKIAEYYDLHNYPPEMSTFINYMPQEPPTVKDDLINRFREFLDCEYKIVREN, encoded by the coding sequence ATGGAATTATCGGATTTTAAAGAAAAGGGTATAAATTACAATTGGAGAACAATTTATGTAGGAGTTATACATCACTATTTCAATTTCAATGTTATTTCTAAATATGCAGTTGAACTAATGGAGGAAGGTAATGATGACGATTTTGTTGTTGAGTTGACCTGGAATGTAGATGCAAATAATGTTCAAGTATTTTTGAATAAAATAAAGGTTAAATATTTTCCTGATTTGGAAGAAACTTCCGACGATTATAAATTTGAAGAAAGAAAGCTTAGGTATATTTATCTTGAAGATATTAATACAAAGATTAAAAATGATGATGAATTATTAAACAAGATTGCTGAATACTATGATTTACATAATTATCCTCCTGAAATGTCTACTTTCATAAATTATATGCCTCAAGAACCTCCAACAGTCAAAGATGATTTAATCAATAGATTTCGTGAATTTTTGGATTGTGAATATAAAATAGTAAGAGAGAACTGA
- the rpsT gene encoding 30S ribosomal protein S20, with translation MPQIKSAIKRVKTQNKRRLANNSQRSEMRTAIKKFNNAAAKGEKDQIEVLYKNAAKLIDSAKHKKLIHSNKAARDLSKITLRKNSL, from the coding sequence ATGCCTCAAATCAAATCAGCTATCAAGCGAGTTAAGACGCAAAACAAGCGACGTTTAGCAAACAATTCTCAGCGTTCAGAGATGCGTACTGCAATTAAGAAGTTTAACAATGCAGCAGCTAAGGGCGAAAAAGATCAAATTGAAGTTCTTTACAAAAACGCAGCAAAATTGATCGACTCTGCTAAACACAAAAAATTGATTCACAGCAACAAAGCAGCACGTGATCTTTCTAAGATTACTTTACGTAAAAATAGTCTTTAA
- a CDS encoding Cof-type HAD-IIB family hydrolase, which translates to MIKAIALDMDNTLLNNQKQISAVNKKALKELHEQGVKIILCSGRPYKGLKPYLVELELLNPGDVCICFNGGLVETSKDQTKIASHTLTKSQLAGLYEAARSNQFPLDLVAENHVYSLVELGKSSYEERLGKLISFENTNFADVPEDEVFYKAIMLKDLTTAQFASELIKQSGNFHVTGSYPEMLEILPPDINKAVGLKAALKYFDLKPSELVAFGDEANDQEMLEFAGIGVAMGNATAKLKAVANEITLSNVEDGVAVFLQKISDQF; encoded by the coding sequence ATGATCAAAGCAATTGCGTTAGACATGGACAACACCTTACTAAACAACCAAAAACAAATTAGTGCGGTCAACAAAAAAGCCCTCAAAGAGCTGCACGAACAAGGAGTTAAGATTATTCTTTGTTCGGGGCGGCCTTACAAGGGCTTAAAGCCTTATCTGGTGGAGCTGGAATTGCTAAACCCTGGTGACGTCTGCATTTGCTTTAATGGCGGACTTGTTGAAACCAGCAAAGATCAAACCAAAATCGCCAGTCACACGCTTACTAAAAGTCAGCTAGCTGGTCTTTACGAGGCAGCTCGTAGCAATCAATTTCCACTGGACTTGGTCGCTGAAAATCACGTCTATTCGCTTGTAGAGCTTGGTAAATCAAGCTACGAAGAACGATTAGGTAAATTGATTTCATTTGAAAATACTAATTTCGCTGACGTGCCAGAAGATGAAGTCTTCTATAAAGCAATTATGCTAAAAGATCTCACAACTGCGCAATTTGCCAGCGAATTAATCAAACAAAGTGGAAATTTTCACGTGACGGGCTCTTATCCGGAAATGCTCGAAATCCTCCCGCCTGATATTAATAAAGCTGTTGGATTAAAAGCTGCTTTAAAATATTTCGACCTCAAGCCAAGTGAATTAGTTGCCTTTGGCGATGAAGCTAACGATCAAGAAATGTTGGAATTTGCTGGAATTGGCGTTGCGATGGGCAACGCGACTGCAAAACTTAAAGCCGTTGCCAACGAGATCACTTTAAGTAACGTTGAAGACGGAGTTGCGGTCTTTTTACAAAAAATCAGCGACCAATTTTAA
- a CDS encoding PTS transporter subunit EIIC, whose amino-acid sequence MSNEDIAKQILENVGGLENVTSNVTCMTRLRIGLRDQDKADLDAIKRIDGVLAVVKADTLQVVLGPGKVNQVAEPFAELTGKPLGAADEDAQTSASDTKAADLAAVKEQASENKAKNKAKHDKPLQRGLQHIANVFIPLLPGIIAAGLINGLTNVIDYQTGSALANDWWYMSIKTIGWGLFAFLPIFVAMNAAREFKGSAILGGIGGIFCLGTAMPGFPLASLSISMPITNKPYSMGVGGLLTALFLGMFIAWTERMVRKWMPSVLDTFFTPLLTLIFCCLIAVVFLQPIGSWLTNAIYLVMDFLYDKLSWVGGYILSSTFLGLVSVGLHQALTPIHVMLNDPTGPTKGINYLLPILMMAGGGQVGSGLALFFRSKNQRFKKMVMSSIPVAILGVGEPLMYAVTLPLGRSFLMACVGAGFGGVAASLFHLGTVSQGVSGLFGLLIMQPGQQLAYLISLLIAYAGGFVCTWFFGFDENRIDELFPE is encoded by the coding sequence ATGAGCAACGAAGATATTGCAAAACAGATCCTTGAAAATGTCGGAGGACTGGAGAATGTTACGTCAAATGTAACTTGTATGACCCGTTTAAGAATCGGTCTACGTGATCAGGATAAAGCCGATTTAGATGCAATTAAACGCATTGACGGAGTTTTGGCAGTTGTTAAAGCTGATACTTTGCAAGTGGTTTTGGGGCCAGGCAAAGTAAATCAAGTGGCAGAACCTTTTGCAGAATTGACAGGTAAACCGCTTGGAGCAGCAGACGAAGATGCCCAAACGTCAGCTAGTGATACTAAGGCTGCTGATCTTGCAGCCGTTAAGGAGCAAGCTTCAGAAAATAAAGCCAAAAATAAAGCAAAGCATGATAAGCCGTTGCAGCGAGGATTGCAACACATTGCAAACGTCTTTATTCCACTTTTGCCAGGAATTATTGCGGCAGGTTTAATTAATGGGTTAACAAACGTCATAGATTACCAAACTGGTAGCGCTTTGGCAAATGATTGGTGGTACATGTCAATAAAGACGATTGGTTGGGGACTTTTTGCCTTTTTACCAATCTTTGTTGCAATGAATGCAGCTCGTGAATTTAAAGGGAGCGCAATTCTTGGGGGAATTGGCGGAATTTTTTGCTTAGGCACAGCAATGCCTGGATTTCCGTTAGCTTCACTTTCAATTTCAATGCCAATTACCAATAAACCATATTCGATGGGCGTTGGAGGCCTTTTAACTGCTTTATTCTTAGGCATGTTTATTGCCTGGACTGAGCGAATGGTTCGTAAATGGATGCCAAGCGTCTTAGATACATTCTTTACGCCTTTACTCACGCTGATTTTCTGCTGTTTGATTGCAGTTGTTTTCTTGCAGCCGATCGGCTCTTGGTTGACGAATGCAATTTATCTGGTGATGGACTTCTTATACGACAAATTAAGCTGGGTCGGCGGTTATATCCTATCTTCTACTTTCTTAGGTTTAGTTTCGGTCGGCTTACACCAGGCTTTGACCCCAATCCATGTCATGCTTAATGATCCAACGGGTCCAACTAAAGGAATCAATTATTTGCTGCCAATTTTGATGATGGCAGGTGGCGGACAAGTTGGTTCTGGTTTAGCATTATTTTTCCGTTCGAAAAATCAAAGATTTAAGAAAATGGTCATGAGTTCGATCCCAGTTGCAATTTTAGGTGTTGGTGAACCTTTAATGTACGCGGTAACCTTGCCATTAGGTCGTTCATTCTTGATGGCTTGCGTGGGCGCTGGTTTTGGAGGTGTTGCAGCGTCGCTTTTCCATTTAGGAACGGTTTCTCAGGGTGTTTCCGGGTTATTCGGCCTATTAATTATGCAGCCAGGTCAACAGCTAGCTTATCTAATATCCCTTTTAATTGCTTATGCGGGTGGATTTGTTTGTACTTGGTTCTTTGGATTTGATGAAAATCGAATCGATGAACTGTTTCCTGAATAG
- a CDS encoding MupG family TIM beta-alpha barrel fold protein — protein sequence MFGFSVFLHDDLTDETVDHLKKMAATGFRGVFTSINLPEDDPAYLLERLKYLGEICQNLKLRLTVDISSTALKRLKIDTRDLFNCQLRLDDGIDFITIAELSQEISLALNASTLNEEEYQILKSSGANFANLEAWHNYYPRKNTGLERAWFNGRNRWLADHGFKVTAFVPGDGTLRGPVFATLPTLEEDRGKRPLAPAIKMLQSGVDLVYVGDGFLSLESTEQFAKFLKKDVVMLHAKFSSLTPAYFRQVLHQRADLARDVIRIVEGRKFKTAPIMPASVCARPRGSITLDNELAQRYAGELEIVKKDLPGDQTVNVIGQIVSEDLGLLDVCNSGQGIEIRGID from the coding sequence ATGTTTGGATTTTCAGTTTTTTTGCATGATGATTTAACGGACGAAACGGTGGACCACCTTAAAAAAATGGCAGCAACCGGTTTTAGAGGAGTTTTTACTTCGATTAATTTACCAGAAGATGACCCAGCGTATCTATTAGAGCGCTTGAAATATTTAGGCGAAATTTGCCAAAACTTAAAACTACGATTGACAGTCGATATTTCGAGTACGGCACTAAAGCGCCTAAAGATTGACACACGGGATTTGTTTAACTGTCAATTAAGGCTGGATGACGGAATTGATTTTATAACGATTGCCGAGCTTTCACAGGAAATTTCGCTGGCCCTTAACGCAAGTACACTTAATGAAGAAGAGTACCAAATTTTAAAATCAAGTGGGGCGAATTTCGCGAATTTAGAAGCCTGGCATAATTATTATCCGCGCAAAAATACGGGGCTTGAGCGCGCTTGGTTTAATGGGCGAAATCGTTGGCTTGCTGATCACGGCTTTAAGGTAACGGCTTTTGTTCCAGGAGATGGAACTTTGAGGGGGCCAGTTTTTGCAACTTTACCGACTTTGGAAGAAGATCGGGGCAAGCGCCCGTTAGCTCCTGCCATTAAAATGCTGCAAAGTGGAGTTGATCTAGTTTATGTGGGTGATGGTTTTTTGAGTCTTGAATCCACTGAGCAGTTTGCCAAATTTTTGAAAAAAGATGTTGTCATGTTGCACGCTAAATTTAGCTCTTTGACGCCTGCGTATTTTCGCCAAGTTTTGCATCAACGAGCTGATCTTGCGCGTGACGTGATTCGAATTGTCGAAGGAAGAAAATTCAAAACAGCACCGATTATGCCAGCAAGTGTCTGCGCTCGACCACGAGGCAGTATTACGCTTGATAATGAGTTGGCTCAACGTTACGCAGGAGAATTGGAAATTGTGAAAAAAGATTTGCCAGGTGATCAAACAGTGAATGTAATCGGGCAAATAGTGTCAGAAGATCTTGGATTATTAGACGTTTGTAATTCAGGACAAGGGATTGAAATTAGAGGAATAGATTAA
- a CDS encoding transposase: MSIRMRVGASKAQAASTRALCRKQIEDYRNLQSAINDFLLTTDTLKGEAYKSARAYFDKVLKPLGQGGMLLAEAVEKAVQKFPDQYQAEVDHGDLDEAELESKIAELKTLISSAQSILNQISDVPVQGLPGVSTTNNSLPALIKEREIANTQLMISGYEQTLEKLKILLRKLRAFNAKSSSIFKDIDVLKQAVDQGLEQTKTSWDGIRGVFLIPDNLDWANTIQTHWQMSQDELHGIDPKLNQELKKYRVYAIPYTNHLGEPDILWQIEDLKTGNGIDNYKLYRYLEKSGKYLGPELIELMSYDAYENKVKAGWRKGVNYATGERYNRLVSGTVSASQNVADGIDFLNNSGLGTVLEMLGFAYASYKLTTASGVKEVAGGKGISSKINQVDFSSRVSEHLNDPDRYVPIQLLEETIEIGNQMPDPRGSSAAMFYSKIEINGSKYNLEVLYDKNKNLIYHFKYSRRPMGPLPEITKFKPKE; encoded by the coding sequence ATGAGTATAAGAATGCGAGTTGGAGCTTCCAAAGCCCAAGCAGCAAGTACAAGGGCTCTCTGTCGTAAACAGATTGAAGATTATCGCAATCTACAATCTGCAATAAATGATTTCTTGTTGACGACAGATACTTTAAAAGGCGAAGCCTATAAGTCAGCCAGAGCGTACTTTGATAAAGTCTTAAAGCCGCTGGGACAAGGTGGAATGCTGCTAGCTGAAGCAGTAGAAAAGGCAGTTCAGAAGTTTCCAGATCAGTATCAGGCTGAAGTAGATCACGGAGACTTAGATGAAGCCGAGCTTGAAAGTAAGATCGCTGAGCTGAAAACTTTAATCAGCAGTGCACAAAGTATTCTAAACCAGATATCAGATGTTCCAGTCCAAGGATTGCCGGGAGTATCGACAACAAATAATTCTCTGCCAGCGTTAATCAAAGAACGTGAAATAGCCAATACTCAGCTAATGATTTCGGGTTATGAACAGACCCTAGAGAAACTCAAGATTTTATTGAGGAAGCTAAGGGCGTTCAATGCGAAGTCTTCAAGCATCTTTAAAGATATTGATGTTCTAAAGCAAGCAGTTGATCAAGGCTTGGAGCAGACGAAAACATCGTGGGACGGCATAAGAGGAGTATTTCTGATCCCAGATAATTTGGATTGGGCAAATACGATTCAGACTCATTGGCAAATGAGTCAAGATGAACTTCACGGGATTGATCCGAAGTTGAATCAAGAATTAAAGAAGTATCGAGTGTATGCAATTCCTTATACAAATCACCTAGGAGAGCCAGATATCCTTTGGCAGATTGAAGATTTGAAGACCGGCAATGGGATTGATAATTATAAACTTTACCGGTATCTTGAGAAATCAGGAAAATATTTAGGTCCTGAACTAATCGAATTAATGAGCTATGACGCTTATGAAAATAAGGTCAAAGCTGGGTGGCGCAAAGGTGTAAATTATGCAACTGGTGAACGTTATAATAGATTAGTAAGCGGTACGGTATCAGCCTCCCAAAATGTTGCAGACGGCATTGATTTTCTGAATAATTCAGGCTTAGGTACGGTGCTTGAGATGTTGGGATTTGCCTATGCATCGTATAAACTTACCACTGCTAGCGGAGTTAAAGAAGTAGCAGGCGGCAAAGGAATTTCAAGCAAGATTAACCAGGTTGATTTTTCTAGTAGAGTCTCGGAACACCTAAATGATCCTGACCGATATGTTCCAATTCAACTTCTTGAAGAGACAATTGAAATTGGAAATCAAATGCCAGATCCTAGAGGATCAAGTGCAGCAATGTTTTACAGCAAAATAGAAATTAACGGAAGTAAATATAATTTAGAAGTATTATATGATAAAAATAAAAATTTGATTTATCATTTTAAATACAGCAGAAGACCAATGGGACCATTACCCGAAATAACTAAATTCAAACCGAAGGAGTAA